The Capsicum annuum cultivar UCD-10X-F1 chromosome 3, UCD10Xv1.1, whole genome shotgun sequence genomic sequence CTTTtcattaaaacctcaaaatttctCTTTCAGATACACTATATTACCTTAAAATAcctttataaattgtatataaatatataaaatcctCCGTCAAATGGCTTCATAAAGTTTTTTCATTCATAATTAGCTTAAGTTGATACAAAATTATGGCTTCaagtttaattttagttttaattatgcTGCAATACGGAGGAGAGTGGTTAAGTGATGTACAGTTTGACCAGTTTACAATCAATGGAATACTTTTGAATTCAGATTGCTGGTActaatattttgttgatgaactGTATAAGCAGCTGAATCTAGAGTGAAATTCTGGTTTAATGACAGTAAAATGCATTGTAAAGAGTGGATCTATGACTATTTACAATAATATGAGTGTTAGACTTTATatggagatgaagaaaaaaattggatATAAATGAATTTCCATTGTGTATAACACTACAAAATACATTTGAAAATGgagaatccttaattgaaaatttGATCGAAACATCTCCGACTGCTATTCAAGTTTATCTGATACCTATTTCTGATTATACAgttgaagatgaagaaatgaaagaacaCCCGAATCGATAATTAAGGATCCACTTCATAGAGATATTGAAGAAGGGCAGCTGTACTAggataaaaatacaatatcaagtgTGATGAAACATTATGCAATCCGTGAGAAATTCTAATTTAAGGTGAaaagatcatcatcatcaaggtaTAAACTATAAACTACTTCATATGACATGTGTCAAcaatgtgtaagttttatattttgttggaatattggtataaatttgcataaatattgcatataatattgtaactactgtataaaacctgtatataaactgcatatgacttgtgtatagactgtgtaactactatataggacttgtatatatactgcatataaagtactgATATGAACTGTGTAATTTTTGTATAACACCTACATATATATTAgatattaaactatataactactttatatgacctgtgtcaacaatgtgtaagttttatattttgttggaatgttggtataaatttgcataaatactgtatataaactgcatatgacctgtgtatagactgtgtaactactatataggacctgtatatataccGCATATAAAGTATTGATATGAACTATGTAATTTCTGTGtagcacctgcatatatattggatattaaaCTATTAGCTACTTTATATGACCTGTGTCAAcaatgtgtaagttttatattttgttggaatattggtataaatttgcataaatactgcATATAATATTGTAACTGCTATATAGGACTtgtatataaactgcatatgGCCTGTGTACAGACTatgtaactactatataggacctatatatatattgcatataaagtactgcatatgaactatgtaatttatttatagcacctgcatatatattggatatgAACCGTGTACTGCATATACATttattgtatataaatgtatCTAGGTACTATCTTAAGTGTATCAATCAGAGATGCAATTAGACTTTTAGATCTTCAAGTCAATAAAATTCAGAAGTTTTCATGGTGATAAAATTTGTCGATGATCACACTTGTCCAATTGTGGACAAAATGCTTTCACAACGACATGCTACTTATTTAAGCTAAAATGGTGTAGCACAACTTTCTAAATCTAAAGTCAACATACACTCCAGCAAAGATCATGGAAGAAATGAGAAACTTGTACGGAATTAGGATGAACTACAAAAATCATATAGAGCCAAAGAAAAAGCACTTGAACTGGTCAGAGTTTCCTTGCGTGAATCTTATGCTAAATTGCCAGTTTACCTATACATGGTAAACATAATAAATCCTGGATAATTCACAAGGCTACATAAAACGGAGGACAATcgctttttatatattttttgtcgCGTTGAGCATATCAATTAGGGGTTGGAGATATTGTACGCCTACCATTGTTATTGAAGGAACTTTTCTGAAATTTGCATACAAGGGAACAATGTTGTCTACTTGTATGCTGGATGCAACAGGTGAGTTTTATGAagtttttttagacaaaattatgtATATGCTGGCATGCACTGATAGACACTTTCCCACTTGTTTAATCAGGATATATTTTGCCACTAGCATATGCTGttgttgattctgaaaatgatgcttCATGGGAATGATTTTTCCGCATGTTTAACACTATTTTTGGTGAAAGAGAAGGCATGTGCATAGTATCTGATAGGCATGACAGCACATTAAAAGCTGCTGCACTTGTATATCCAAATGTGGCTCACTGTATATGGATCTACCATCTACGGAATAATATCAAGGGTAGATTTAAGAAGAATCAAAAGAAATTAAAGGGGATCTTCTTTAGAATGGCCAGAACATACATAAAGACAGACTTTGATCGGCTTATGGAAGAcataaacaaaatcaataataggGTGAAGGAGTATTTATTTGATATAGGCTATGAAAAATGGTCCATAGCTCATGCCCATGTCAACAGGTCGATGTTCATGACTTCAAACATAGCAGAGTCCCTAAATTCAACAAATAGAGATGCAAGAGACCTGTCAATAAAAAATTTCTACAATTTATGATGGATCTGGTCATGAGATGGAATAATGAACATAGACAGCATTCAGAAGTAACATTTACAGAACTGGAAAACAAATACAATATAATACTGAGGGAAGATCTCATTCTGTCAGATAAAATGAAGGTATTACTTCTTATTTCTACTTCACAAACACTTACATATTCTAATGTGCACACTATTTACTAATATATTCGTACATTGCAGGTGATGGGTTCTACTCACTATTCTTATGTAGTCATTGATGAAACTGGAAAATGAAACATTGTTTGCATGCGTGAAAAAAAATGCTCCTACCTACAATTTCAAGTAGATGgtataccttgtccacatgctatggcggTCCTAACTTACATGCATATAGACTAACAAAGCTATTGTGCTTCATATTACACAAGAGAAAACTTCTTGAAAGCATATGAACTTCCAGTTATACCACTTCCTGATAAAATAGTTTGGCATATTCCAGCAGAGATATCAGCTAATATAGTACTGCCACCAATCTGAAAACCAAATCAGGAAGACAAAAAAATAGAACAATCGAGGAAAGGGCATTATGGACTACTTTAAGCAATAAATTTCATGCCGGCGCTGTGGAAAAAGAGGACATAATCAAAGAACATGTGGAAATGATCCAATAAGAATCTAATAGGATGCTACTGCAAGAacacttttatcttttttatttttttttcttgaaaaaagactATTCTTTTCATAGCAATGTAATAGcaacaatattattttacttcaaatgCATTCTACTCTTATAGAAATCTGTACATTATGGTGTTTCATTTAGCCACATTCTTTAGTGAGGTACACTAATCAACTCCTCTGTGCTGGGGGAGTGTAGTTTTTCTGCTACAATGCCTAAAAAAATGCATATTATCTGTGTCAATCATGTATAATACCTATATACAGTTTGAATATATATAAGTACTAGCATTTGTCTTTtgaattaattagcaaatatataGCACctctatattttgaatataactaCTTTATAAACTATATAAATACTTTATTACAACAATATATAAGTTCTATATCTGGTTGGGATAAATGTATAAAATTGTAGAAATAGTGTGCATAAACTGGGTAACAACTATATAGGAACTGaataaatgatacatatatactgaATACtggtataaatttgcataaatacttCATATAATATTGTAACTACTGTATAGGACCTATATATAAACTGCATATGACCTGTGTACAGACTGTGTAACTACTCTATAGGACCGGTATATATATTGCATATAAAGTGCTGCATATAAACTGCACATAAAGTACTGCATAAATAATGCATAGAACTTATATAACATTCATCATATACAAAATTTTAGTATTCCAATTATCTTATCACTatcaagtacaaaaataaaagatatataacCTACTAACAAATTCATTACTTACTGAATCGGTTAACGGTACTCCTGGATATGCCAATGTGAAGAACCACTCTTTCATTTTAATAGTATCAACTCAATAGTCAAAATGTTTTGAGAGAGCATTGACAGAATCTGAATAAACAGGCCTAgaaaaaatgttacaaaaattataatatatgataaaataaagcTAAACAAAAAGAAACTGCAAATAGAAACTTACATTTGTTTAACGCACAACGATCTTGCAACAAACCTGTTAAACTGTAATGTCACTTTCATATCATCAATTCACTCCGTAATGCTCTTCACAAAAGGATGCTTTATAGACAAAACACAGTTACTTGGCTGAGCATTGTCTTCACGTTTAGATGAATGGCCTTTAACTTTGCCACAACTagaatcaaattttgacaaaaatgatgaTTCACATACTGTCGCTGGCTTATGTAATTGGCGAGGAATAGCGGTTGTTTCATCCAATATAACAGAcgcagccaccatgtttttatcAATCCCTTTAACATTATCACTTGCAGTTGCATAAACCTTTCTAACATTATCACCTACTAAATCAGTTGCATTAGTTCTTGCAACACTCTTATCGGGTTGAGTAAACTCAGAAATTTCAGCGTCTCAAATTTCTGACCAGTCGAGCTCATTCTGGCTAAGCACTGCCACATCAccttctttttgtgttttttgatCACGAAAAGGTTGAGTTAATTTAGACACTTCAGAATCAGTAAAATTAGCCCAATCACTATCAACCTGACTATTTCTACCCCCCTCCCATATCCTTATTTTCACCTGAGCTTTGTGtgaacttcaaaaactcaaaatttgaaaaattcttCCAAGCACCATCCTTAAAAGTTCCAGCCACAGAATCAACAACGACATGACCAACTACACAATCACCTACAAAATTAACTTTCTCTCCAATGCCATCCACCAAATGCCCAAATACGTCACCACCTACACAATCTGTTGTTTTTCTTATATCATCCATCAAATTGTCACTTATATGATCCACTTCCGGTACAATATCATTTTGATGTCCCACATTATGTGGATCATTAACTTGATCATCACCTGTACCACCAACTTTAGGAGTCTCATCGTCTTTTTTATTTGAGTTATCACCATTGTTATCACTAATTGATGTACCAACTGTCAAAAAAACTTTGTAAAATAAGTACAACAGTGTATATaagttttgttaaaaaaaaataggaaaaattcaGGAAAAGAATACCTTAGGCTCATTCTTTATATCTAGAGCtcgaaaaatcaattcaaatgagGATTTCATAAACTTCTCCATCGAAGAAACCTTTTTCGTTAActaaacataaaaggaaaaagtcaaaacatcaattaacaaaaacatacaaatattaataaaaaccttCGACATACCATTTTAACATCACTTCTCAAAAGTGCCAATTTATTATCTGAGCTCGACTGACTACAATCTTGTTTACTGGTGCTAGGCAAATCAACAGAGTGCACAACCGCATCCACAGGTTTGAAATTACGTAATTGAAGGATTGTTTTATCAAGAACTGTCGGCATAATGTTACGCAACACAACCTGCACATACAAAACAACACTCGACATTTAAGAAGTATGTAACAACTtaacaaaacatatataaattacaatttaaaacaaTGATATACTTGCTCTTGCCTAATATATTAAAATGCAAACTTGACCTCCTTGTATGTTGGTCTATAATTTACAAACCAATTCAGTATACGTGGCACACCATCTCCCTCTCGGTTAGCGAGATGGCCATTGGCATAAGAACAACACTCATAAAGCTAACACTGAAACGCAAGAGGGAAATCAGCACAATAATATATAGTTTTTTGCTGATAAATCTTAGACTTCATTAACTCCAACATAAGACGAAAACATAATTTTCTCCAAGAAAATATTTCATAGTTCCCAGATTCAACCATTAAGAAATCATTCTTAGTTATAACATAACTATACGtgatagaaaaaataaaggaataaatgaagaacaaaataGAGATTCGTAAAGCATCTTCATCACATCTCCACTTTTTATCCATGAAACACTCTTCTAAATCAAGCTTTGTGACCTTGAACTTTCCTGAAAAATACAACTCCATCAGCTTACTTTCTTCAGTACCAACAAACTCATTATTGTAATTTTCAGTATATTTTAAGCCACTAATTATAGCAAACTCTTGTAAGACAAACTGTAACCTAGTGTTATTCACTTTAATCCTATTTCATCATCTCTCTCACAAATAAGTTTCCTAAGCAACATTCCATGGATAAGTTGATTTTGAGGAAAAACACTTGGTACAGATAAGAAATACCCAAAGCAACTATTCTTAAACAAATCAAGTTGCTTCTTGTCTAACTTAGATTTCAAGGCAGTCACAATACTACAATTGTGTGCAAGCGGAGCTGACACTTATAATTATTAGATGAACCAAGAAATAAATCTCAAACCTACAATACTTAAGTGTACTTTTAggtataaatatttcaaaaatctaCATACACTACTCATACAGTATTCATTACGATAGTGTTGCCAATTCTACACagttataatataaatattcaaactatacacagttcTTATACAATCCTGATACACAAATAGTTATACAACCAATGTAcactaaatttcacaaaaattactACCCAATATATTTCATATACAACACTGGCATGTATTAtatacaacaataacacacaTATTGCAAACATACATAAATTCTGCACAAAAAGTTAACATCTATCAGACATAATTAATACATAGAAAGGACCAATAATATACCTCAAAATCAGTTAATTTGGGTATTTTTCTCTTCCAGGGagcttttttacttttctttttggatgaTTGAGCATCATCTTCTCCCTCATTTGATCgattcctttttttcattttttaggaaCAAGAGTATCTCTTTCATCATTCACACTTATCTTCTCCTTTCCTTTAGATGTTTTTTTTGGAGGAACAAGAGTATCTCCTTCATCATTCACAGTTATCTTCTCTTTTCCTTTAGATGACTTACcatcatcttcattattttttgaatcactatttttttttatttttttttaataacaacaAGATCTGAATCATCACTCACATctgtatgtgccttttttttaGTCGTTTTTTTGTTTTGCCATTGATGGATCACCTACTAATTTACCTTGAGACCTAGTAATTCGACTAGGACTACCATAAACATTCTTCAAATCCTTCAATCGAACATCGCGATTTGttaaatcttcaaaatcatcatcagTAATAACGAAATTAGGATCATATCTTATGCCTTTACCAGCTAATTTCGTATCAatactaatatttttcttgattttcattacTACAAACGTCGTAAAACCCTAATCGAAAAGAACAATCGAAAAAGGTAAGGGAACTGTAGGTATcagttatttcttattttttttcggaaaaaggacaattgcaaACCTTTATCCTTTACGTGTGGCTTATTAAAATAACGGGTAGGtatcagttatttattttttttggaaaaaggacaattgcaaACCTTAGTGTGTGGCTTATTAAAACAAAAGGCTACTAAATGGCATTAAAAATAGCCAAAGTGTTACTTTTGTTCAAAACGGGAAACGTGAGCcattattgttcattatttttcaaaagagCTACGTGGTGTCCTTTTTCCTTATTAATTCTACCCAAGCAGACCCAACCTGCCTTGACCCGGACTTAAGGCCCATTGCCTTaatttttgggaaaattttataaataGCAACTATATAGCATTAATTGTAACTTTTCTAGCAACcgtttcaaaattataaaaaataacaatatgtattttgtatttgagtaaactgttactagttaaatacatatataaccGAATATTATTTTCCTAATATAATGCTAATCAGTTTCAGTTTAAAATGGTAAAAAACGGTTCCCTAATTTATGGCATAATTAATTGACAGATTCCTTTaccttttaaaactcttttttttacaTCACCGTTAAATTAcaacaaataattcaaattcaaataacttttttcataaacagaaactaaaatcaaaacccaaaatacatattcaaattAAAGAAGTACTggttaaacataattttttttctcatcgaCTAGCATTCTGAAGCACATTTTAAAAGAAAAACCATACAATTATAGGTATTGATCTTAAGACTTTATACTATTTGTGGTTTCAGTATAATTATATTCAGAAATTTACTGAAGAAATTGTACCAAATATGTGTAATTTTCGCGGAATACAAAAATTTGATAtagtatgtaaattttaaaaaaatttgaaataaattgttgaagcattttttttacaatttcaaataTGGCCTTGCTGTTATAAAGTTTGAAAGTTGAGAACAATTGTAAAACGTTAAtctgaattttaatttttgataagcTGGTTTCGATTAAAGTATTGTTGTTTGAATTTGCTTTGGAGTTTTGTATTAGcgaatttgttgttgtttataCTACGAATTAgatatttaatttgttttttccTATTTCGTGGTTTTCTACAGATTGAAGATGGGAagcattgttgttcttgttaaaCATTCAGGAAGATGAAATTATGAGCAAGAATATAAAGAGTACATGAGTGATACGATATTGTTGAGCGTAAACTCTACATATGACCAGCTGTACACGGTACTTGCTTTTCATGTTGATGTTTATTTGACATGCAAATGCATTGAAATAGAATATCAATTAACAGATAGTGCGGAGAAAATACGTATACATAATAACATAGATTTGAAGGTCTATATTATGCagaaaaaagagttgaaggaTTTGAGTAATTTGCCTTTATATGTGAGTGTTTCTGACAGGGATAATTTCAGCAGAATTGTAAGTTCATCATTATGTATTTTAGAAAGTCTAAAGATGTCTGTCAGTGCGAGTAACGTAGGAAATACAAGTACTCAAAAAGTGTTAATAGTTAATCCATCAGAAGAATGTTTGAATGTATTTGAAATGGATACAAGTAGAGTTATTATCTCCGACCCACATCACAAACATATTGACGTTGGTCAAGTTTATATCTCAAAAAGAGTATTAAAATCAGTTATGAAGGACTATTCAATTCGTGAAAAGTTTCAAACACTATCTGTAAGATCGAGTAAAACCTGGTAAGTGTATTAtgcatttagttatttatttttttcagatgGTTAATTGTATTTGagcaaatgtattttttttgtagttaTACGTTGTTGTGCATATCTGataattgtgtttttttatttcGTTCATCTGGTATCGGTAAATCTGGAATGTTTAATGTCAGAGAATTTTTACCAGAACATACCTGTCCAATCAAAGATAATATTTATCCTAAATTGCATGCTACTAGTAAGTTGATTAGTGGTATATTCAAACCAAATTTAAATGCCACAAACGGAAATACAGTCCATCTGAAATCAGAAGTGATATGAAGGAAGACATGGGTATGGATTTAACATATATTATGTGTTGGCGAGCCAAGGAGAAATCACTTGAAGAGTTAAGAGGGAAACCAGCAGAATCATACGGAAAACTTCCTGCATACATTCATGTGTTAAACACTAGTTATCCCGggtcacatataagaatgaaaaagaatgaagacaatgagtttttgtatatatttattgcactaattgCCTTCATTCAAGGATTCACGCATTGCAGACCtatcatagttgttgatgcaagTCATCTAAGAGGATTGTATAATGAAATTTTCGTAGCTGCATGTACCATGGATGGAGCTGGTaagatatttaattataaatatatttgatttcaaatatgtttccagctgtatgtatttagaatatacatacatatatatatatatatatatatatatatatatatatatatttatgtaatgagattcagttattattgttgaaagcaaattgtatttaaaatatacatatgtagaAGTTTTAGTTATCCTCTGGAAGTTTAGAATCTTTACAGCTGttagaagtaataatataaatgtgcattatttgatttgtcaaaaatcatgtatgcttatatgaattttttgaacatgcaggacatatattttctttggccTATGGAGTTCTTAATTCCGAAAATGATGCTTCTTGGACTTGATTCTTTGAAAATCTGAAGGAAGCATATAGTGAATGAAGAGAAATGTGTGTAGTTTTTGATCGTAATGCAAACATCATAAAATCTATAAGTGAGGTGTATAATGATGTACCACATTATGCTTGTATGTGGAATTTATGGGGAAATGTgcaaaaaactttagaaaatcacaTCATGTATTATCCGATGTCTTCTATACAAtggcaaaatcatattcaaagactGAATTTTCCAGTTTAATGGAGAAGGTGGAGGCAGTTGATGTTAGAGTGAAGAATTACTTGAATTTGGCGGGATACGATAAGTGGGCTAAATCATATGAATCAGTTCATAGGGGATGGACTTTGACATCAAACATTGCTGAATCAATTAATACTGCACTAGTATCGGCTAGAGAACTaccaatatatgattttctagAGGAAGTTAGATTGATGTTTGGTAGATGGAACTGTGCAAACAGACAGCAGGCGTTGTATACTTTTACAGATCTTATTGgtaagtttcaagaaattctacAACAGAATGAAGCGGAGAGTACACGTATGAAGGTATGATGAAATTTAACTCTTTAtattaaatatagatatattagttttttcatttgttttatgGATATATTTTCATATTCACATAAGAAGTTACATAAATTATATTctgtaataaaaatacatatgaatgacagaaaaatacatatgctgagACGGTCAAATACATATGCCAAATTATTTCTGATATAACTttgcaaattatttttatttaataatttcagGTTATACCTGCATCAGAATATATCTATACAGTCCACGACAAAGAGAAACATTTTATTGTTTGTCTTAAGGAAAAGAAATGTTCTTGCAATGCATTTTAGTTAGATGAGATACCGTGTGTTCATGCTTGTGCAGTTCTTGATAGCAAGAATTTTAAGAAGGGACCATATTGCTCTGATCTATATAAGCCAAAAACAGTCTTGAGAACATATAATGTTCCAGTTTATCCTCTACTACACAAAGATGACTGGATAATTCCAAATGAAATTTTGGTTGAGGTAGTTCTACCCCCAAAATACAAGCGACCCCCTAGAAGGCCAAcaaagaaggatcgtggaaaGTCCGGACGAGATATGtgtgaaaagaaaagtaaaaattattgtagttcatgCGGATGTAAAGGGCacaataggcgttcatgtaggaaatacaacaaatgatgagttggttgatgtatttagttataaacaattgaagttttttttttcttgaataaaataCATTTGATTTGtacttttaaaaaattgtttGATCTTATAGAAGTTGTTATGCTTAATATGATTgaaagtttttgtttttctttattaataaaatgcataaagtaacttttatattatgataatacatgaAATACATTGtgcagaaatatatatatatatatatatatatatatatatatatatataatggataTCTATTTAAATACATATGTGTGAAgattaaatacataaatacatatgcgttaaatacatatatacattttcattatgattaaaatatatttgatttttaattttaaagaaatgtTTGATCTTATTAAAGTTTTTATGCTTGATTTGattgaaagtttttatttttctttattaatataCTACATAAAAAAACttttatattatgataatacatgaAATACGTTATGcagaaatacatatatataaaaggaTATCTATGTAAATACGTATATACATATGTGTGaagaataaatacataaatatatatgcgTCAactgtatttatatataaactttatttatgcttaaaaaaatatgatgttattgatgttgttattcttaatttgttgaaaagtttttattttttttattaataaaatacataaagtatcTTTTCTATTATGATAATACATGAAATACATTATGcagaaatacatatatacaaatggATATctttataaatacataaattcaTATCTGtgaatattaaaaacataaatacatatgcgttaaatacatatatacattttcattatgcttaaaatacatatgctttgttatatatttatttatgtatgtatacataATAGTATACTAAACTAAATATTGTAATATAAACAGCACAAAAACtaaatatcacaataattaaacataGGAAAATGTTGTAGATTGATGATTCAATTAACATATGAAACCTAAAATATATTCAACAAAAAGTTCGTCAACAAAATGTTTATTGTTATCAAAAAAATCCATctcaaaataaaagtcaaataTCATGTACTTCAGTAACTTCTGTTATCTGAATTTTCCTACGAGGCCTActtggtgcttcatcatcactttgtgccttctcttattatttttttgtaccaTAATGCCACAGTGTGGAGAAGATCTGGATCAAAGTCAACTTTTGGAACACTTTCACTAAATGTAAGGCACTCAGCATATGTAATCATATGTAACCCACAATCCCTGCATATAAGGAAATTAATAAGTATTAGTATAacatgagaatatatatatatatatatatatatatatatatatatatatatatatatatatatatatataaacaaataatatgtatattcaaAACTTACAAGCTGCCACGTGATTGTTGAGGCAAATCTTCtataatgtaaacataaaaaaaatcatgtttatcATTTAATTTGTAATTTGGATGGTTGTCAATATCAATACCCTTCTTCTCATAGAATTTGCATGCCAAAAGACAATAAGATATAACCTCAGCTAACTTCTTAACTTCAGCAAGCACAGCAGAATCATGACCAGCAGATGACAGTGAATCATATACGTATATGCATCTACTGTTGAAAGAAAGTACAGCCAGAACCCAGTGATGTTTGGACTTTATGTTGATAGGAAT encodes the following:
- the LOC107865067 gene encoding uncharacterized protein LOC107865067, with protein sequence MAKSYSKTEFSSLMEKVEAVDVRVKNYLNLAGYDKWAKSYESVHRGWTLTSNIAESINTALVSARELPIYDFLEEVRLMFGRWNCANRQQALYTFTDLIGKFQEILQQNEAESTRMKVIPASEYIYTVHDKEKHFIVCLKEKKCSCNAF